A stretch of Lepisosteus oculatus isolate fLepOcu1 chromosome 11, fLepOcu1.hap2, whole genome shotgun sequence DNA encodes these proteins:
- the LOC138241844 gene encoding intercellular adhesion molecule 2-like, whose amino-acid sequence MEFQSISLSCSFAQLLLLFLSDCGPVPDCPLEISPQRAVVRYGDPVMVNCTTTQTARGMGWEAPVGATGMKTGAQSVTWNVSSLTDWTAEPKCYGNFLTEPKQCRKNLNISLYKYPDSVSVNQTVPMVEGRQYQLQCEVQNIAPVQYLTVNWYRGQILIHNQTFFNNTTRTPVNVSATLLFTPDRADNGQQLTCEAELNLGPEGPQPPPANQSDPLRIAVLYKPVFTSTGPTAVQVPPGTRIFLNSSADGNPPPTFEWKYSSASRVQVTTNRDSSVAAVTVNSEADAGAYTCIAANTEGRASQTFTIVLSNRFNGGIVVAIVVPLILLLVGGLMVLYCVLKKK is encoded by the exons ATGGAGTTCCAATCGATCAGTCTCTCTTGTTCTTTTGCGCAGCTCCTCCTCCTTTTCCTCTCCGACTGCG GACCTGTACCCGACTGTCCACTTGAGATCAGCCCTCAGAGAGCTGTGGTGAGATATGGAGACCCAGTGATGGTGAACTGCACCACAACACAGACAGCCAGAGGAATGGGCTGGGAGGCTCCAGTTGGAGCTACAGGCATGAAAACAGGTGCCCAGTCTGTCACCTGGAATGTCAGCAGTCTGACTGATTGGACTGCAGAGCCTAAGTGCTACGGAAACTTCCTTACTGAGCCCAAGCAGTGCAGGAAGAATCTCAACATCAGTCTGTACA AGTACCCAGACAGTGTCTCTGTCAATCAAACTGTCccgatggtggaggggagacagTACCAGCTGCAGTGTGAGGTCCAGAACATCGCTCCTGTTCAGTACCTCACTGTGAACTGGTACAGAGGACAGATACTAATTCACAATCAGACCTTTTTTAACAACACTACTAGAACACCTGTGAATGTGTCTGCAACCCTCCTGTTCACCCCTGACAGAGCTGACAATGGACAGCAGCTCACCTGTGAGGCAGAGCTCAACCTGGGCCCAGAAGGaccacagccccctcctgcaaATCAGTCTGATCCTCTCCGCATCGCCGTGCTGT ACAAGCCCGTTTTCACCAGCACGGGGCCCACGGCCGTCCAAGTTCCTCCAGGCACCCGGATCTTCCTGAACTCCTCTGCCGACGGCAACCCTCCCCCCACCTTCGAATGGAAGTACTCCAGTGCTAGCAGGGTGCAGGTGACAACCAACCGGGACAGTTCGGTGGCGGCTGTCACTGTGAACTCTGAGGCCGACGCCGGTGCTTACACGTGCATCGCTGCGAATACAGAGGGGCGAGCCAGCCAGACGTTCACCATCGTGCTGTCCAATAGATTCAATGGAG GTATTGTCGTGGCGATTGTGGTTCCGCTTATACTCCTCCTGGTAGGCGGCTTGATGGTCTTATACTGTGTGttgaagaagaaatag